One Triticum dicoccoides isolate Atlit2015 ecotype Zavitan chromosome 5B, WEW_v2.0, whole genome shotgun sequence genomic window carries:
- the LOC119306333 gene encoding protein PELPK1-like — protein MASTTSFLAMIMACTLLASTTCHAARHLADTTPAAAPPAAAAVPGLPAVPTMPTLPPMPAVPKVPALTVPPMPTVPTVPQVTLPPMPAVPAVPKVTMPPMPAIVVPKVTMAPMPAVVVPKVTVPPMPAIPSVPKMTLPPMPSIPTVNVPMPFLAPPPST, from the coding sequence ATGGCCTCCACCACGAGCTTCTTGGCCATGATCATGGCGTGCACGCTCCTCGCCAGCACGACGTGCCATGCCGCTCGCCACTTGGCCGACACCACCCCGGCGGCTGCCCCACCCGCTGCGGCTGCTGTCCCTGGCCTCCCGGCCGTGCCGACCATGCCGACGCTACCACCGATGCCGGCTGTGCCGAAGGTGCCGGCCTTGACTGTGCCACCTATGCCGACTGTGCCCACCGTGCCGCAGGTGACACTGCCGCCCATGCCGGCAGTTCCTGCGGTGCCCAAGGTGACGATGCCCCCAATGCCGGCCATCGTCGTGCCTAAGGTGACCATGGCACCGATGCCCGCTGTCGTCGTGCCTAAGGTGACGGTGCCGCCGATGCCCGCCATTCCTTCCGTGCCCAAGATGACGCTGCCGCCGATGCCTTCTATACCGACCGTCAACGTCCCTATGCCGTTCCTGGCGCCTCCTCCATCAACTTAG